One segment of Trichlorobacter ammonificans DNA contains the following:
- a CDS encoding IS481 family transposase, which produces MTTAEKVSRRKLSLLELAADLSNVSKACKLMGYSRQQFYEIRRNYQTYGSAGLVDRMPGARGPHPNRVDEAVEQAILDHCLAHPGHGPLRVANELALKGTQVSSGGVRGVWNRHNLLTKQERMLRLEKSVREQAFELSDEQIRALERFSPEFRERHIETSHTGDLVAVDTFFVGTLKGVGKVYLQSVIDCYSRYAWGKLYTNKLPVTAVHVLNEDVLPFFEEHDARISTILSDNGREFCGRPDNHPYELFLQLEEIEHRTTKVRRPQSNGFVERLHRTLLDEHFRVMGRTKWYESLDEMQTDLDTYLKTYNYDRPHQGRNMLGRTPYTVFIDGLPKNDDSDTEDYKLAA; this is translated from the coding sequence ATGACCACCGCCGAGAAAGTATCACGAAGAAAGCTCAGTTTGCTAGAGTTGGCCGCCGATCTTTCGAATGTCAGCAAAGCCTGCAAGCTCATGGGTTATTCGCGGCAGCAGTTCTATGAAATCCGTCGAAACTATCAGACCTACGGTTCAGCCGGTCTGGTTGATCGGATGCCCGGAGCCAGGGGCCCACATCCCAACCGGGTTGACGAAGCTGTCGAACAGGCCATTCTGGATCACTGCCTGGCTCATCCCGGTCATGGCCCGCTGCGGGTTGCCAACGAACTGGCCCTTAAAGGCACCCAGGTCAGCTCTGGAGGCGTTCGCGGTGTCTGGAACAGGCACAACCTACTGACCAAGCAGGAACGGATGCTGCGGCTTGAAAAGAGCGTCCGGGAACAGGCATTCGAACTGTCAGATGAGCAGATCAGGGCCTTGGAACGGTTCAGCCCTGAGTTCAGGGAGCGTCACATCGAAACCAGCCACACCGGCGATCTCGTAGCAGTGGACACCTTCTTTGTCGGCACTCTGAAAGGCGTCGGCAAAGTCTACCTGCAATCGGTCATTGATTGCTACTCACGCTACGCCTGGGGCAAGCTCTACACCAATAAGCTACCGGTCACTGCTGTGCATGTGCTTAATGAAGACGTACTGCCGTTCTTTGAAGAACATGACGCCCGGATCAGCACCATCCTCTCGGACAATGGCAGGGAGTTCTGCGGCAGGCCGGACAATCATCCCTACGAGCTGTTCCTACAGCTTGAAGAGATCGAGCACCGCACCACCAAGGTCAGACGTCCGCAGAGCAATGGCTTTGTCGAACGGCTGCACAGAACCTTGCTTGACGAACACTTCCGGGTAATGGGCCGCACCAAGTGGTACGAGTCGTTGGACGAGATGCAGACCGATCTGGACACCTATCTCAAGACTTACAACTACGACCGCCCACACCAAGGCAGAAACATGCTTGGCAGGACGCCATACACGGTTTTCATAGACGGCTTGCCAAAGAACGACGATTCAGATACTGAGGACTACAAACTGGCAGCGTAA
- a CDS encoding helix-turn-helix domain-containing protein, with protein MSKTVVPLPVPEPQQLTNAATLGTFVRARRTQAGMTIHEAAAFCGVAVGTMSKLETACGDVKLSSILTVCSMLGIAITLEAR; from the coding sequence ATGTCAAAAACCGTAGTCCCGCTTCCTGTTCCGGAGCCGCAACAACTGACAAATGCAGCGACACTAGGAACATTTGTCCGCGCAAGAAGGACGCAGGCCGGCATGACCATTCATGAAGCTGCCGCTTTCTGCGGTGTTGCCGTCGGCACCATGAGCAAACTGGAAACCGCATGTGGTGACGTGAAGCTGAGCAGCATCCTGACCGTCTGCTCCATGCTGGGAATTGCCATCACTCTAGAGGCACGGTAG
- a CDS encoding restriction endonuclease, translating into MAERKSYTSIHTAACMQGTGGTTEVTYIAENALNKYSSIGNADYDGIMASIENSIESLSAPNIKEIALNFAGAIDISDFLLLNKISIIIINFVHRETYNHLTYIDYKVYFDEIGEQKSNYQDTNSHYDEFNDILSKIRQDIVTKYFKLNYRKSLRKIVNTEDHNSLKKLEYQYSSLKNVLSKYNLYKDNFYNNIALFSIVNKAVNKYCADMFINSTGISIDNLLNRDLEFYINLLFSNIITNNEDVNIALVAKFILHYSNNNNETYTDLFNTVSSKYYNSKLKYDNDNFEQKLINKQITTKNEITIEDADLMSGEEFEALVGKLFTQIGYAVSYTKKSGDQGIDIIAQKQGIRIGVQAKRYSGTVSNSAIQEVVAGKAHYNCTKAIVVTNSIFTQPAIELANSNGVILWDRNILKQKISESSIKCDSEIILNECEISSTPKVNNDLFISDNIFCRTQNLHNVFENETRYYKKISTHAPINKYYNDNNPVKDKATGNTLFNLSQINVDESDAELIFTINQLTDYIIKYNNFDDFTNFTYEKLSERDLEDDWNEITIKAYVNAVNIYLNRGSINQQEEHSLCEYVENMTMIEEFEEYLIATEKLYRMINKDSNFNDKNRFIRMCDECGYVLPLGDDSFTTLPDKSIICLKCYKHK; encoded by the coding sequence GTGGCTGAGAGAAAAAGTTACACAAGTATTCATACGGCGGCATGCATGCAAGGTACAGGAGGGACAACAGAAGTGACATATATTGCTGAAAATGCACTAAATAAATATAGCTCTATTGGCAATGCTGATTATGATGGCATTATGGCAAGTATTGAAAATTCTATAGAATCGCTTAGCGCACCTAATATTAAAGAAATAGCTTTAAATTTTGCAGGTGCTATAGATATTAGTGATTTCTTGTTACTGAATAAGATATCTATAATTATAATAAATTTTGTTCACAGAGAAACATATAATCACTTAACATACATTGATTATAAAGTATACTTTGACGAAATTGGAGAACAAAAAAGTAACTATCAAGATACAAATAGCCATTATGATGAATTTAATGATATTTTATCAAAAATAAGACAAGATATAGTAACAAAGTATTTTAAATTAAATTATAGAAAGTCATTACGAAAAATAGTTAATACTGAAGATCATAATTCACTAAAAAAGTTAGAATATCAATACAGCTCACTAAAAAATGTATTGTCAAAATATAACTTATACAAAGATAATTTTTACAACAATATCGCACTATTTTCAATAGTCAATAAAGCTGTAAATAAATATTGCGCGGATATGTTTATTAATAGCACAGGCATATCCATTGATAATCTATTAAATAGAGATTTGGAATTTTATATTAATCTATTATTTTCTAATATTATTACAAACAATGAAGATGTCAACATAGCTTTGGTAGCAAAATTTATATTACACTACAGTAACAATAACAATGAAACATATACCGATTTATTCAACACTGTCAGTAGCAAATATTATAATTCTAAACTAAAGTATGATAACGATAACTTTGAACAAAAACTAATCAATAAACAAATTACAACAAAAAATGAAATTACAATAGAAGATGCTGACCTGATGTCGGGCGAAGAGTTTGAGGCATTGGTCGGCAAACTATTTACCCAAATTGGGTACGCTGTCAGCTATACAAAGAAGTCTGGTGACCAAGGAATTGATATAATTGCCCAAAAACAGGGAATAAGAATTGGAGTTCAAGCTAAACGATATTCAGGTACAGTTTCAAACAGCGCAATACAAGAGGTAGTAGCAGGTAAAGCACATTACAATTGCACAAAAGCAATAGTTGTTACCAATAGCATATTTACGCAACCCGCAATAGAACTGGCAAATTCTAATGGAGTTATATTATGGGACAGAAATATACTTAAACAAAAAATTTCTGAATCAAGTATAAAATGTGATTCAGAAATAATATTAAATGAATGCGAGATATCTAGCACGCCAAAAGTAAATAATGATTTATTTATATCAGATAATATTTTTTGTAGAACACAAAATTTACATAATGTCTTTGAAAATGAAACTAGATATTACAAAAAAATATCAACACATGCCCCAATAAACAAATATTACAATGATAACAATCCTGTTAAAGACAAAGCTACCGGAAACACATTATTCAACCTAAGCCAAATAAATGTTGATGAGTCTGACGCAGAGCTCATTTTTACCATAAACCAATTAACTGATTATATAATAAAATACAACAACTTTGACGATTTTACAAATTTCACATATGAAAAACTAAGTGAAAGGGACCTTGAGGATGATTGGAACGAAATAACAATTAAAGCCTACGTAAATGCAGTTAATATATATTTAAACAGAGGAAGCATAAATCAACAAGAAGAACATTCGTTATGTGAATACGTAGAAAATATGACAATGATAGAAGAGTTTGAAGAATATCTTATAGCAACAGAGAAGCTCTATAGAATGATTAACAAAGACAGTAATTTTAATGATAAAAATAGATTTATAAGAATGTGTGACGAATGTGGATACGTATTACCTTTAGGAGATGATTCATTTACCACTTTGCCTGACAAAAGCATAATATGCCTCAAATGCTATAAACACAAATAA
- a CDS encoding mobile mystery protein B: protein MKFDYPEDEIAARFHHRLTAIHPFPNGNGRHARLMTDILLVHLLRQQRFSWGSGNLVSAGDCRQQYISALRAADRHDYGLLLAFARS, encoded by the coding sequence GTGAAATTTGATTATCCGGAAGATGAGATTGCAGCACGTTTTCATCACCGTTTAACGGCAATTCATCCGTTTCCAAACGGCAACGGACGCCATGCCCGGCTGATGACGGATATTCTGCTGGTGCACCTGCTGAGGCAACAACGCTTTAGCTGGGGCAGCGGCAATCTGGTTAGTGCCGGGGATTGCCGTCAGCAGTACATTTCAGCCCTGCGTGCCGCAGACAGGCATGATTATGGCTTATTGCTGGCGTTTGCAAGGTCGTGA
- a CDS encoding HipA N-terminal domain-containing protein — protein MAATLTVHLDRRHLGKILLEEKSEQYGLEYAPSWLDGGGFPVSPHLKPGDCSSESVKRFLANLLPEGRWLEELSVASL, from the coding sequence ATGGCTGCTACGCTCACGGTACATCTCGATCGCCGACATCTCGGCAAGATACTGCTTGAAGAGAAGAGCGAACAGTATGGGTTGGAGTATGCTCCGTCCTGGCTTGACGGAGGAGGTTTTCCCGTATCGCCGCATTTGAAGCCGGGGGATTGCTCCTCGGAATCGGTAAAGCGCTTTCTTGCCAATCTGCTTCCGGAAGGAAGGTGGCTGGAAGAGCTTTCAGTCGCCAGTCTGTAG